A single Panthera tigris isolate Pti1 chromosome A3, P.tigris_Pti1_mat1.1, whole genome shotgun sequence DNA region contains:
- the LOC102955164 gene encoding signal-regulatory protein beta-1-like isoform X2, with product MLAPASGPHLPPYLLLALLLGLTGVAGEAELQVIQPEKLVSVTAGETATLHCTLTSLVPVGKIRWFRGTGPDRELIFSFERGHFPRVTNVSDATRRNNLDFSISISNITPADAGTYYCVKFQKGAREVEFKSGPGTQVTVSAKPSPPVVSGPTARATPEQTVSFTCESHGFSPRNVTLKWFKNGNELAASQTTVDPEGDSASYSISSTARLPLAPGDVRSQVICEVAHVTLKGGPPLRGTANLSETLRVPPTLEVAQQPVTRDQVKVICQVKKFYPQRLQLTWLENGHVSRTETASTASNLMENKDGTFNWTSWLLVNLSVHREDVVFTCQVQQDGQPEVTKTHTLVVSAHQKDQEAHTTHDQELSTPLLVALYLGPKLLLLLVTVSVIYVHRM from the exons GTGTGGCAGGTGAGGCGGAGCTGCAGGTGATCCAGCCCGAGAAGCTGGTGTCTGTCACAGCCGGAGAGACGGCCACTCTGCACTGCACCCTGACCTCCCTGGTCCCCGTTGGGAAAATCAGGTGGTTCAGGGGGACGGGGCCAGACCGGGAGTTAATCTTCAGTTTCGAAAGAGGCCACTTTCCCCGCGTAACAAATGTTTCAGACGCCACAAGAAGAAATAACCTGGACTTTTCCATCAGCATCAGTAACATCACCCCAGCAGACGCTGGAACCTACTACTGTGTGAAGTTCCAGAAAGGGGCCCGTGAGGTGGAGTTTAAGTCTGGACCAGGCACCCAGGTCACCGTGAGCG CCAAACCCTCTCCCCCCGTGGTGTCGGGCCCCACGGCCAGGGCCACACCTGAGCAGACTGTGAGCTTCACCTGCGAGTCCCACGGCTTCTCCCCCAGAAACGTCACCCTGAAATGGTTCAAAAACGGGAATGAGCTGGCAGCCTCCCAGACCACCGTGGACCCAGAGGGAGACAGCGCTTCCTACAGCATCTCCAGCACAGCCAGGCTGCCGCTGGCCCCGGGGGACGTTCGCTCCCAGGTCATCTGCGAGGTGGCCCACGTGACCCTGAAGGGGGGCCCTCCTCTTCGTGGGACTGCCAACTTGTCCGAGACCCTCCGAG TTCCACCCACCTTGGAGGTTGCCCAGCAACCCGTGACAAGGGACCAGGTGAAGGTCATTTGCCAAGTGAAGAAGTTCTACCCCCAGCGCCTACAGCTGACCTGGTTGGAGAACGGACACGTGTCCCGAACAGAAACGGCCTCGACGGCCTCGAACCTCATGGAGAATAAGGATGGGACCTTTAACTGGACGAGCTGGCTCCTGGTGAATTTATCCGTCCACAGGGAAGATGTGGTTTTCACCTGCCAGGTGCAGCAAGACGGGCAGCCCGAGGTCACCAAAACCCATACCCTTGTGGTCTCTGCCCACCAGAAGGACCAGGAAGCCCATACGACCCACG ATCAAGAACTGTCCACTCCACTCCTGGTGGCTCTCTACCTGGGTCCCAAGCTGTTACTGCTGCTTGTCACTGTCTCAGTCATCTATGTCCACAGGATGTAA
- the LOC102955164 gene encoding signal-regulatory protein beta-1-like isoform X1 — MLAPASGPHLPPYLLLALLLGLTGVAGEAELQVIQPEKSVSVAAGETATLRCTLTSLLPIGKVEWFRGTGPGRELIFSSVGYRHSPRVTTVTDITKRSNLDFSIRISNITPADTGTYYCVKFRKRAPDVEFRSGPGTQVIVSAKPSPPVVSGPTARATPEQTVSFTCESHGFSPRNVTLKWFKNGNELAASQTTVDPEGDSASYSISSTARLPLAPGDVRSQVICEVAHVTLKGGPPLRGTANLSETLRVPPTLEVAQQPVTRDQVKVICQVKKFYPQRLQLTWLENGHVSRTETASTASNLMENKDGTFNWTSWLLVNLSVHREDVVFTCQVQQDGQPEVTKTHTLVVSAHQKDQEAHTTHDQELSTPLLVALYLGPKLLLLLVTVSVIYVHRM, encoded by the exons GTGTGGCAGGTGAGGCGGAACTGCAGGTGATCCAGCCCGAGAAGTCGGTGTCTGTGGCCGCCGGAGAGACAGCCACTCTGCGCTGCACCCTGACCTCCCTGCTCCCCATTGGGAAGGTCGAGTGGTTCAGGGGCACAGGGCCAGGCCGGGAGTTAATCTTCAGTTCTGTCGGATACCGCCACTCCCCCCGAGTAACAACTGTTACAGACATCACAAAGCGAAGCAACCTGGACTTTTCCATCCGCATCAGTAACATCACCCCAGCAGACACGGGAACCTACTACTGTGTGAAGTTCAGGAAACGGGCTCCGGATGTGGAGTTTAGGTCTGGACCAGGCACCCAGGTCATCGTGAGCG CCAAACCCTCTCCCCCCGTGGTGTCGGGCCCCACGGCCAGGGCCACACCTGAGCAGACTGTGAGCTTCACCTGCGAGTCCCACGGCTTCTCCCCCAGAAACGTCACCCTGAAATGGTTCAAAAACGGGAATGAGCTGGCAGCCTCCCAGACCACCGTGGACCCAGAGGGAGACAGCGCTTCCTACAGCATCTCCAGCACAGCCAGGCTGCCGCTGGCCCCGGGGGACGTTCGCTCCCAGGTCATCTGCGAGGTGGCCCACGTGACCCTGAAGGGGGGCCCTCCTCTTCGTGGGACTGCCAACTTGTCCGAGACCCTCCGAG TTCCACCCACCTTGGAGGTTGCCCAGCAACCCGTGACAAGGGACCAGGTGAAGGTCATTTGCCAAGTGAAGAAGTTCTACCCCCAGCGCCTACAGCTGACCTGGTTGGAGAACGGACACGTGTCCCGAACAGAAACGGCCTCGACGGCCTCGAACCTCATGGAGAATAAGGATGGGACCTTTAACTGGACGAGCTGGCTCCTGGTGAATTTATCCGTCCACAGGGAAGATGTGGTTTTCACCTGCCAGGTGCAGCAAGACGGGCAGCCCGAGGTCACCAAAACCCATACCCTTGTGGTCTCTGCCCACCAGAAGGACCAGGAAGCCCATACGACCCACG ATCAAGAACTGTCCACTCCACTCCTGGTGGCTCTCTACCTGGGTCCCAAGCTGTTACTGCTGCTTGTCACTGTCTCAGTCATCTATGTCCACAGGATGTAA
- the LOC102955164 gene encoding signal-regulatory protein beta-1-like isoform X4 has product MLAPASGPHLPPYLLLALLLGLTGVAGEAELQVIQPEKSVSVAAGETATLRCTLTSLLPIGKVEWFRGTGPGRELIFSSVGYRHSPRVTTVTDITKRSNLDFSIRISNITPADTGTYYCVKFRKRAPDVEFRSGPGTQVIVSAKPSPPVVSGPTARATPEQTVSFTCESHGFSPRNVTLKWFKNGNELAASQTTVDPEGDSASYSISSTARLPLAPGDVRSQVICEVAHVTLKGGPPLRGTANLSETLRVPPTLEVAQQPVTRDQVKVICQVKKFYPQRLQLTWLENGHVSRTETASTASNLMENKDGTFNWTSWLLVNLSVHREDVVFTCQVQQDGQPEVTKTHTLVVSAHQKDQEAHTTHGESEMPTDLAL; this is encoded by the exons GTGTGGCAGGTGAGGCGGAACTGCAGGTGATCCAGCCCGAGAAGTCGGTGTCTGTGGCCGCCGGAGAGACAGCCACTCTGCGCTGCACCCTGACCTCCCTGCTCCCCATTGGGAAGGTCGAGTGGTTCAGGGGCACAGGGCCAGGCCGGGAGTTAATCTTCAGTTCTGTCGGATACCGCCACTCCCCCCGAGTAACAACTGTTACAGACATCACAAAGCGAAGCAACCTGGACTTTTCCATCCGCATCAGTAACATCACCCCAGCAGACACGGGAACCTACTACTGTGTGAAGTTCAGGAAACGGGCTCCGGATGTGGAGTTTAGGTCTGGACCAGGCACCCAGGTCATCGTGAGCG CCAAACCCTCTCCCCCCGTGGTGTCGGGCCCCACGGCCAGGGCCACACCTGAGCAGACTGTGAGCTTCACCTGCGAGTCCCACGGCTTCTCCCCCAGAAACGTCACCCTGAAATGGTTCAAAAACGGGAATGAGCTGGCAGCCTCCCAGACCACCGTGGACCCAGAGGGAGACAGCGCTTCCTACAGCATCTCCAGCACAGCCAGGCTGCCGCTGGCCCCGGGGGACGTTCGCTCCCAGGTCATCTGCGAGGTGGCCCACGTGACCCTGAAGGGGGGCCCTCCTCTTCGTGGGACTGCCAACTTGTCCGAGACCCTCCGAG TTCCACCCACCTTGGAGGTTGCCCAGCAACCCGTGACAAGGGACCAGGTGAAGGTCATTTGCCAAGTGAAGAAGTTCTACCCCCAGCGCCTACAGCTGACCTGGTTGGAGAACGGACACGTGTCCCGAACAGAAACGGCCTCGACGGCCTCGAACCTCATGGAGAATAAGGATGGGACCTTTAACTGGACGAGCTGGCTCCTGGTGAATTTATCCGTCCACAGGGAAGATGTGGTTTTCACCTGCCAGGTGCAGCAAGACGGGCAGCCCGAGGTCACCAAAACCCATACCCTTGTGGTCTCTGCCCACCAGAAGGACCAGGAAGCCCATACGACCCACGGTGAGTCCGAGATGCCAACTGACCTGGCACTTTaa
- the LOC102955164 gene encoding signal-regulatory protein beta-1-like isoform X7 produces MPDPASRPHSPPYLLLALLLGVIGVAGEAELQVIQPEKSVSVAAGETATLRCTLTSLLPIGKVEWFRGTGPGRELIFSSVGYRHSPRVTTVTDITKRSNLDFSIRISNITPADTGTYYCVKFRKRAPDVEFRSGPGTQVIVSAKPSPPVVSGPTARATPEQTVSFTCESHGFSPRNVTLKWFKNGNELAASQTTVDPEGDSASYSISSTARLPLAPGDVRSQVICEVAHVTLKGGPPLRGTANLSETLRVPPTLEVAQQPVTRDQVKVICQVKKFYPQRLQLTWLENGHVSRTETASTASNLMENKDGTFNWTSWLLVNLSVHREDVVFTCQVQQDGQPEVTKTHTLVVSAHQKDQEAHTTHDQELSTPLLVALYLGPKLLLLLVTVSVIYVHRM; encoded by the exons ATGCCGGACCCTGCCTCCCGGCCCCACTCTCCTCCTTACCTGCTGCTGGCTCTGCTGTTGGGAGTTATAG GTGTGGCAGGTGAGGCGGAACTGCAGGTGATCCAGCCCGAGAAGTCGGTGTCTGTGGCCGCCGGAGAGACAGCCACTCTGCGCTGCACCCTGACCTCCCTGCTCCCCATTGGGAAGGTCGAGTGGTTCAGGGGCACAGGGCCAGGCCGGGAGTTAATCTTCAGTTCTGTCGGATACCGCCACTCCCCCCGAGTAACAACTGTTACAGACATCACAAAGCGAAGCAACCTGGACTTTTCCATCCGCATCAGTAACATCACCCCAGCAGACACGGGAACCTACTACTGTGTGAAGTTCAGGAAACGGGCTCCGGATGTGGAGTTTAGGTCTGGACCAGGCACCCAGGTCATCGTGAGCG CCAAACCCTCTCCCCCCGTGGTGTCGGGCCCCACGGCCAGGGCCACACCTGAGCAGACTGTGAGCTTCACCTGCGAGTCCCACGGCTTCTCCCCCAGAAACGTCACCCTGAAATGGTTCAAAAACGGGAATGAGCTGGCAGCCTCCCAGACCACCGTGGACCCAGAGGGAGACAGCGCTTCCTACAGCATCTCCAGCACAGCCAGGCTGCCGCTGGCCCCGGGGGACGTTCGCTCCCAGGTCATCTGCGAGGTGGCCCACGTGACCCTGAAGGGGGGCCCTCCTCTTCGTGGGACTGCCAACTTGTCCGAGACCCTCCGAG TTCCACCCACCTTGGAGGTTGCCCAGCAACCCGTGACAAGGGACCAGGTGAAGGTCATTTGCCAAGTGAAGAAGTTCTACCCCCAGCGCCTACAGCTGACCTGGTTGGAGAACGGACACGTGTCCCGAACAGAAACGGCCTCGACGGCCTCGAACCTCATGGAGAATAAGGATGGGACCTTTAACTGGACGAGCTGGCTCCTGGTGAATTTATCCGTCCACAGGGAAGATGTGGTTTTCACCTGCCAGGTGCAGCAAGACGGGCAGCCCGAGGTCACCAAAACCCATACCCTTGTGGTCTCTGCCCACCAGAAGGACCAGGAAGCCCATACGACCCACG ATCAAGAACTGTCCACTCCACTCCTGGTGGCTCTCTACCTGGGTCCCAAGCTGTTACTGCTGCTTGTCACTGTCTCAGTCATCTATGTCCACAGGATGTAA
- the LOC102955164 gene encoding signal-regulatory protein beta-1-like isoform X5, with protein MLAPASGPHLPPYLLLALLLGLTGVAGEAELQVIQPEKSVSVAAGETATLRCTLTSLLPIGKVEWFRGTGPGRELIFSSVGYRHSPRVTTVTDITKRSNLDFSIRISNITPADTGTYYCVKFRKRAPDVEFRSGPGTQVIVSAKPSPPVVSGPTARATPEQTVSFTCESHGFSPRNVTLKWFKNGNELAASQTTVDPEGDSASYSISSTARLPLAPGDVRSQVICEVAHVTLKGGPPLRGTANLSETLRVPPTLEVAQQPVTRDQVKVICQVKKFYPQRLQLTWLENGHVSRTETASTASNLMENKDGTFNWTSWLLVNLSVHREDVVFTCQVQQDGQPEVTKTHTLVVSAHQKDQEAHTTHGDPGGK; from the exons GTGTGGCAGGTGAGGCGGAACTGCAGGTGATCCAGCCCGAGAAGTCGGTGTCTGTGGCCGCCGGAGAGACAGCCACTCTGCGCTGCACCCTGACCTCCCTGCTCCCCATTGGGAAGGTCGAGTGGTTCAGGGGCACAGGGCCAGGCCGGGAGTTAATCTTCAGTTCTGTCGGATACCGCCACTCCCCCCGAGTAACAACTGTTACAGACATCACAAAGCGAAGCAACCTGGACTTTTCCATCCGCATCAGTAACATCACCCCAGCAGACACGGGAACCTACTACTGTGTGAAGTTCAGGAAACGGGCTCCGGATGTGGAGTTTAGGTCTGGACCAGGCACCCAGGTCATCGTGAGCG CCAAACCCTCTCCCCCCGTGGTGTCGGGCCCCACGGCCAGGGCCACACCTGAGCAGACTGTGAGCTTCACCTGCGAGTCCCACGGCTTCTCCCCCAGAAACGTCACCCTGAAATGGTTCAAAAACGGGAATGAGCTGGCAGCCTCCCAGACCACCGTGGACCCAGAGGGAGACAGCGCTTCCTACAGCATCTCCAGCACAGCCAGGCTGCCGCTGGCCCCGGGGGACGTTCGCTCCCAGGTCATCTGCGAGGTGGCCCACGTGACCCTGAAGGGGGGCCCTCCTCTTCGTGGGACTGCCAACTTGTCCGAGACCCTCCGAG TTCCACCCACCTTGGAGGTTGCCCAGCAACCCGTGACAAGGGACCAGGTGAAGGTCATTTGCCAAGTGAAGAAGTTCTACCCCCAGCGCCTACAGCTGACCTGGTTGGAGAACGGACACGTGTCCCGAACAGAAACGGCCTCGACGGCCTCGAACCTCATGGAGAATAAGGATGGGACCTTTAACTGGACGAGCTGGCTCCTGGTGAATTTATCCGTCCACAGGGAAGATGTGGTTTTCACCTGCCAGGTGCAGCAAGACGGGCAGCCCGAGGTCACCAAAACCCATACCCTTGTGGTCTCTGCCCACCAGAAGGACCAGGAAGCCCATACGACCCACG GTGACCCAGGAGGAAAATAG
- the LOC102955164 gene encoding signal-regulatory protein beta-1-like isoform X6 — protein MHPSPTACYQRHPDSGGFNLSQGQVCVAGEAELQVIQPEKLVSVTAGETATLHCTLTSLVPVGKIRWFRGTGPDRELIFSFERGHFPRVTNVSDATRRNNLDFSISISNITPADAGTYYCVKFQKGAREVEFKSGPGTQVTVSAKPSPPVVSGPTARATPEQTVSFTCESHGFSPRNVTLKWFKNGNELAASQTTVDPEGDSASYSISSTARLPLAPGDVRSQVICEVAHVTLKGGPPLRGTANLSETLRVPPTLEVAQQPVTRDQVKVICQVKKFYPQRLQLTWLENGHVSRTETASTASNLMENKDGTFNWTSWLLVNLSVHREDVVFTCQVQQDGQPEVTKTHTLVVSAHQKDQEAHTTHDQELSTPLLVALYLGPKLLLLLVTVSVIYVHRM, from the exons GTGTGGCAGGTGAGGCGGAGCTGCAGGTGATCCAGCCCGAGAAGCTGGTGTCTGTCACAGCCGGAGAGACGGCCACTCTGCACTGCACCCTGACCTCCCTGGTCCCCGTTGGGAAAATCAGGTGGTTCAGGGGGACGGGGCCAGACCGGGAGTTAATCTTCAGTTTCGAAAGAGGCCACTTTCCCCGCGTAACAAATGTTTCAGACGCCACAAGAAGAAATAACCTGGACTTTTCCATCAGCATCAGTAACATCACCCCAGCAGACGCTGGAACCTACTACTGTGTGAAGTTCCAGAAAGGGGCCCGTGAGGTGGAGTTTAAGTCTGGACCAGGCACCCAGGTCACCGTGAGCG CCAAACCCTCTCCCCCCGTGGTGTCGGGCCCCACGGCCAGGGCCACACCTGAGCAGACTGTGAGCTTCACCTGCGAGTCCCACGGCTTCTCCCCCAGAAACGTCACCCTGAAATGGTTCAAAAACGGGAATGAGCTGGCAGCCTCCCAGACCACCGTGGACCCAGAGGGAGACAGCGCTTCCTACAGCATCTCCAGCACAGCCAGGCTGCCGCTGGCCCCGGGGGACGTTCGCTCCCAGGTCATCTGCGAGGTGGCCCACGTGACCCTGAAGGGGGGCCCTCCTCTTCGTGGGACTGCCAACTTGTCCGAGACCCTCCGAG TTCCACCCACCTTGGAGGTTGCCCAGCAACCCGTGACAAGGGACCAGGTGAAGGTCATTTGCCAAGTGAAGAAGTTCTACCCCCAGCGCCTACAGCTGACCTGGTTGGAGAACGGACACGTGTCCCGAACAGAAACGGCCTCGACGGCCTCGAACCTCATGGAGAATAAGGATGGGACCTTTAACTGGACGAGCTGGCTCCTGGTGAATTTATCCGTCCACAGGGAAGATGTGGTTTTCACCTGCCAGGTGCAGCAAGACGGGCAGCCCGAGGTCACCAAAACCCATACCCTTGTGGTCTCTGCCCACCAGAAGGACCAGGAAGCCCATACGACCCACG ATCAAGAACTGTCCACTCCACTCCTGGTGGCTCTCTACCTGGGTCCCAAGCTGTTACTGCTGCTTGTCACTGTCTCAGTCATCTATGTCCACAGGATGTAA
- the LOC102955164 gene encoding signal-regulatory protein beta-1-like isoform X8: protein MLPFSAIPAADSAAGFTGVAGEAELQVIQPEKSVSVAAGETATLRCTLTSLLPIGKVEWFRGTGPGRELIFSSVGYRHSPRVTTVTDITKRSNLDFSIRISNITPADTGTYYCVKFRKRAPDVEFRSGPGTQVIVSAKPSPPVVSGPTARATPEQTVSFTCESHGFSPRNVTLKWFKNGNELAASQTTVDPEGDSASYSISSTARLPLAPGDVRSQVICEVAHVTLKGGPPLRGTANLSETLRVPPTLEVAQQPVTRDQVKVICQVKKFYPQRLQLTWLENGHVSRTETASTASNLMENKDGTFNWTSWLLVNLSVHREDVVFTCQVQQDGQPEVTKTHTLVVSAHQKDQEAHTTHDQELSTPLLVALYLGPKLLLLLVTVSVIYVHRM, encoded by the exons ATGCTGCCCTTCTCTGCCATCCCTGCTGCTGACTCTGCTGCGGGATTCACAG GTGTGGCAGGTGAGGCGGAACTGCAGGTGATCCAGCCCGAGAAGTCGGTGTCTGTGGCCGCCGGAGAGACAGCCACTCTGCGCTGCACCCTGACCTCCCTGCTCCCCATTGGGAAGGTCGAGTGGTTCAGGGGCACAGGGCCAGGCCGGGAGTTAATCTTCAGTTCTGTCGGATACCGCCACTCCCCCCGAGTAACAACTGTTACAGACATCACAAAGCGAAGCAACCTGGACTTTTCCATCCGCATCAGTAACATCACCCCAGCAGACACGGGAACCTACTACTGTGTGAAGTTCAGGAAACGGGCTCCGGATGTGGAGTTTAGGTCTGGACCAGGCACCCAGGTCATCGTGAGCG CCAAACCCTCTCCCCCCGTGGTGTCGGGCCCCACGGCCAGGGCCACACCTGAGCAGACTGTGAGCTTCACCTGCGAGTCCCACGGCTTCTCCCCCAGAAACGTCACCCTGAAATGGTTCAAAAACGGGAATGAGCTGGCAGCCTCCCAGACCACCGTGGACCCAGAGGGAGACAGCGCTTCCTACAGCATCTCCAGCACAGCCAGGCTGCCGCTGGCCCCGGGGGACGTTCGCTCCCAGGTCATCTGCGAGGTGGCCCACGTGACCCTGAAGGGGGGCCCTCCTCTTCGTGGGACTGCCAACTTGTCCGAGACCCTCCGAG TTCCACCCACCTTGGAGGTTGCCCAGCAACCCGTGACAAGGGACCAGGTGAAGGTCATTTGCCAAGTGAAGAAGTTCTACCCCCAGCGCCTACAGCTGACCTGGTTGGAGAACGGACACGTGTCCCGAACAGAAACGGCCTCGACGGCCTCGAACCTCATGGAGAATAAGGATGGGACCTTTAACTGGACGAGCTGGCTCCTGGTGAATTTATCCGTCCACAGGGAAGATGTGGTTTTCACCTGCCAGGTGCAGCAAGACGGGCAGCCCGAGGTCACCAAAACCCATACCCTTGTGGTCTCTGCCCACCAGAAGGACCAGGAAGCCCATACGACCCACG ATCAAGAACTGTCCACTCCACTCCTGGTGGCTCTCTACCTGGGTCCCAAGCTGTTACTGCTGCTTGTCACTGTCTCAGTCATCTATGTCCACAGGATGTAA
- the LOC102955164 gene encoding signal-regulatory protein beta-1-like isoform X3, with protein MPDPASRPHSPPYLLLALLLGVIACYQRHLDSGGFNLSQGQVCVAGEAELQVIQPEKSVSVAAGETATLRCTLTSLLPIGKVEWFRGTGPGRELIFSSVGYRHSPRVTTVTDITKRSNLDFSIRISNITPADTGTYYCVKFRKRAPDVEFRSGPGTQVIVSAKPSPPVVSGPTARATPEQTVSFTCESHGFSPRNVTLKWFKNGNELAASQTTVDPEGDSASYSISSTARLPLAPGDVRSQVICEVAHVTLKGGPPLRGTANLSETLRVPPTLEVAQQPVTRDQVKVICQVKKFYPQRLQLTWLENGHVSRTETASTASNLMENKDGTFNWTSWLLVNLSVHREDVVFTCQVQQDGQPEVTKTHTLVVSAHQKDQEAHTTHDQELSTPLLVALYLGPKLLLLLVTVSVIYVHRM; from the exons ATGCCGGACCCTGCCTCCCGGCCCCACTCTCCTCCTTACCTGCTGCTGGCTCTGCTGTTGGGAGTTATAG CTTGTTACCAGAGGCATCTAGACAGTGGAGGCTTCAATCTGTCACAAGGACAAGTCT GTGTGGCAGGTGAGGCGGAACTGCAGGTGATCCAGCCCGAGAAGTCGGTGTCTGTGGCCGCCGGAGAGACAGCCACTCTGCGCTGCACCCTGACCTCCCTGCTCCCCATTGGGAAGGTCGAGTGGTTCAGGGGCACAGGGCCAGGCCGGGAGTTAATCTTCAGTTCTGTCGGATACCGCCACTCCCCCCGAGTAACAACTGTTACAGACATCACAAAGCGAAGCAACCTGGACTTTTCCATCCGCATCAGTAACATCACCCCAGCAGACACGGGAACCTACTACTGTGTGAAGTTCAGGAAACGGGCTCCGGATGTGGAGTTTAGGTCTGGACCAGGCACCCAGGTCATCGTGAGCG CCAAACCCTCTCCCCCCGTGGTGTCGGGCCCCACGGCCAGGGCCACACCTGAGCAGACTGTGAGCTTCACCTGCGAGTCCCACGGCTTCTCCCCCAGAAACGTCACCCTGAAATGGTTCAAAAACGGGAATGAGCTGGCAGCCTCCCAGACCACCGTGGACCCAGAGGGAGACAGCGCTTCCTACAGCATCTCCAGCACAGCCAGGCTGCCGCTGGCCCCGGGGGACGTTCGCTCCCAGGTCATCTGCGAGGTGGCCCACGTGACCCTGAAGGGGGGCCCTCCTCTTCGTGGGACTGCCAACTTGTCCGAGACCCTCCGAG TTCCACCCACCTTGGAGGTTGCCCAGCAACCCGTGACAAGGGACCAGGTGAAGGTCATTTGCCAAGTGAAGAAGTTCTACCCCCAGCGCCTACAGCTGACCTGGTTGGAGAACGGACACGTGTCCCGAACAGAAACGGCCTCGACGGCCTCGAACCTCATGGAGAATAAGGATGGGACCTTTAACTGGACGAGCTGGCTCCTGGTGAATTTATCCGTCCACAGGGAAGATGTGGTTTTCACCTGCCAGGTGCAGCAAGACGGGCAGCCCGAGGTCACCAAAACCCATACCCTTGTGGTCTCTGCCCACCAGAAGGACCAGGAAGCCCATACGACCCACG ATCAAGAACTGTCCACTCCACTCCTGGTGGCTCTCTACCTGGGTCCCAAGCTGTTACTGCTGCTTGTCACTGTCTCAGTCATCTATGTCCACAGGATGTAA